Part of the Nicotiana sylvestris chromosome 2, ASM39365v2, whole genome shotgun sequence genome, GCACCCATTCTGCCAATTCTTccccattcacctcatctaaatttaCAAGACATGCAGCAAGAGGATCCTCAATAGTCAATGTTTCATCATCCGCTTCCACaattacatccacgacatcaataagagaacaattggcgaattcacttggttgcctcatagatttttGCACGTTGAATATTATTTCCTCATCATTcaacctcatcttgagctccccagtttcacaatcaatgagagctctccctgtggccaagatccgccttcccaaaattatggaaatttcttcatccaccttgcaaTCCAGAATCACAAAATCTGTAGGGAACACAATTTTTCCTACCTGTATCAACACATAATCCAAGATACCAGAAGGTCTTTTCATAGTTCTATCACCCAGCTGCAATAATATATATATGGctctagctcttccaatccccaacctcttatagattgccaggggcataagatttatgctagccccaAAATCACAAAGTGCCTTGGCAAAGGCAAAGTTACCAATGGTGcagggaattgtgaaactccctagGTCAGACAACTTCTCAGCAACTGGTCTAGTCACCACAACACTGCAGGTCTGAGTTAGAGtcactgtggccaagtcttgaaaatcaaattttcgggacatcaagtccttcatcatttttgcataactaggcatctccttcaaagcatcaattaatggaatatttacctggatttttTTCActatctccaagaatttcttgtagtGTTTCTCTTTCTGGTATTTGGCCAGCCTCTGTAGGAATGGTgctggaggtctcttcttcccaattaTTTGGGTTTTCTCTTTGTTAGACCCCACCTCAACTACCGGTTCCTGGGCTGTATCAGCTTCTTTCTCAACCTCAATTTGTGTGTTGTTTCTCCCTAGGCAGGCTGTATTGTCCCCTCTATTAGTTTCATTgaatcatctagctcaatgggcactggtacaaGTGTCTCAGCTTGTCTGCTTTCTCAAGCCCTCTCTTGCTCCAAGTCTAAGTCTCTGCCATTACGTAGAATCATTGCCATCAACTGctttgggccttgatcttttggatttacctgCATGTCTGTAGGCAATATCCCATGAGGATAATTATTCAAAGACATTGAAATTTGGCCCATTTTCACGTCAATATTCTTTATAGCTAACTCATGTGCAGCTACCCTTTCACTCATTTACGCATTTGACCCACTAACCTACTGCATTATTGCctcgagtctagcaaacccatcttcctgtcTCCCATCATGTTGCTGCTGTGGAGGATGATAACCCTGCTGCTGGTTTTAATTGTTTTATCCCTGTGGCCTTTGGTAGGGCGCCACATTATTATGAGGTCACATGCCTCTCATATTTCCATTGTTGAGCTGTGGCTGGATTCGCCTGTATGGTTGATTCTGTTGGCCTCAATTTTGACCACCttgtctctggcctccataattagacacataatttaTGTCCTcagggtagtgatgatgatcacTTTCTGCATTCCATTGGTTACCAATTgactgactaatgcaagatgtgcataaacctccattggtagtatctacaatgtgtacctgctgcttctaccctgactcttccacctttttggtgagtatactcatctaTGTCATTAAGGTGACCATATTTTCAGCAAGAGTGTTGGACGGATCTAAGAGCACTGAGTGAACTACTATAGTGATagtgcattcctggttgtccaccccgaattctgTGTCATCTTGTCAAGCAGGCTCTGaatttctctccatgttttgctcaagaatgctccaccagctgaagcatcaacattagcCTTCACGCTATCTGTGAAACCCATGTAAAACTGCCGccccaacatctgatctggaataccgTGGTGCGTACATGTAACCAACATCCTTTTGAATCGTTCCCATGTTtcttgcagtgtctccattgattTTTATTTGAAGTTCAAAATTTCATCAACTTGCTGAGCAGTCTTGTTAGGTGGATGAAACGtattcacaaattgcttgactaactcctcccaagtcgtgatggaattaatggggagtgagtttagccaagtctgggcagctcctgtcactgagaatggaaacaagaACAACTTTATTGCTTCCTAGGTTATGTTGGGCTacctttgagttttgcagattgacaggaaattcttcaagtgctgCTGAAGATCTTCAATGTATGACCCCGAAAATAGTTGTAATAACCTGAATTATTTTTATATACTTATTAATTGCGAGACTagagaaattaattttttttatttataccTATTGGGTCAAATATTAACCTAGagaaaaaaattattataatatataagGAAATGTATTAATTAAATGGCTATCGGATTAATTACACATGACAAATTGAGAATTAGAAATAAATAACTTTAGATATTATTTAAAAGATTAATATGTGGGCTAAGCCCACCTATATTTTTATATCTTGTGTGAGAGTGTCTGGGTGTTAAATACATATATTAGGGCTTAtatttgagaagaaaaagaatcaaCGGAAGAAACTCTTTGGAATTGCTGGCGGCTGAGTATAGCTCTGTAAGTATACAATCAGATATTGGAATTTCATTGAATACCTCTTTGTAGTAACTCCTTCCTTTGTTTTGAAAGAAGAATAAAGTGAGCATTAAATAACTAGTGTCATTGTAATGATTAAAAATTAATATTATGTGTGTAATGATTATACAATGATTGATTAGCAGATTATATAGAAATATAGGAAATTCAAAAATAAGATAATCTGATCCCTTTCTTTCTCATCTTTAACCTAGAACTAGAATACATAATAATCATAATGATTGGGTAATCATGAGGTGTGAAATTGTACAATAAAACAGTAGTCAAATTGGTTAGCACGAATAATCAATGTTCCGCAACTGTTAAGTTATATTTGAGACCACTGTCTCTACGTGCACTACTAAAAATACAACGTTTGATATTGATTTGGGTACATAATCGGATTAATTAGATTGAGGGTTGACTTTGATTTGGATTTGTTCTAAAATTATAGAAAGTATTTATCTAGACTAATTAGGACGTGTTATTTAACATATTGAATAGATTGAGGCCATGGGACGACGTTTGTTTGGTGTTCTAGACGTTGCAAAGTTGGGGAACTTCTCGTTAGTGAGGTAagtgagactttaagctttgATGCTTGCTTTTTCAAAACCCGttttgaaaatatattttgtTTGCCTGGTCCATGTGTTGGGACAAGCGTGCGCTTGGCAGCATCGGTAGTCGTTGACCAGCcgtaaatatatattattttgtagAAAGCTAAagcatttaattagtgatttgtgATGTAGTGTAGCTTAGCCTCGTGCTATGGCGTTAGGCGTTAGAAATTATTTCTTCGCTGCCGTAATATATTTGGGGCATCGGTATGCCGCCGCTATATATTTGGGGCATTATGTATGCCGCCATAATAGATTtagggcattgtgtatgccgccgctatatatttggggcattgtgtatgccgccgtagtagatttggggcattgtgtatgctgcCGGGGACTCGTTGGGGTGTTTGGTTAATTTCCTACACTGCCGTTAATGACAATTCCTTAATATAGATTGTGTTGAGATTTATAAAGTATTGCTGTTGAATAATTGTTTGGACCTTACAGAGTAATTATATGATAAAAGAATTTCTGTGCATATTATTTGTGTGCTTGTTGTGTAtttgtattttctaacacttGTTCCATA contains:
- the LOC138886270 gene encoding uncharacterized protein, which codes for MSERVAAHELAIKNIDVKMGQISMSLNNYPHGILPTDMQVNPKDQGPKQLMAMILPCLGRNNTQIEVEKEADTAQEPVVEVGSNKEKTQIIGKKRPPAPFLQRLAKYQKEKHYKKFLEIVKKIQVNIPLIDALKEMPSYAKMMKDLMSRKFDFQDLATVTLTQTCSVVVTRPVAEKLSDLGSFTIPCTIGNFAFAKALCDFGASINLMPLAIYKRLGIGRARAIYILLQLGDRTMKRPSGILDYVLIQVGKIVFPTDFVILDCKVDEEISIILGRRILATGRALIDCETGELKMRLNDEEIIFNVQKSMRQPSEFANCSLIDVVDVIVEADDETLTIEDPLAACLVNLDEVNGEELAEWVLALEGRGFWDRTVEFEPLDLENRETSPAKPSIKEPPKLELKPLPAHLRYAFLGPNSTLHVIISSSLLDVQAQQLLQVLKECKMAIRWTMADIKGINPAYCMHKILLEEGHKPSNEHQRRLNPNMKEVVKKEMIKLLDTGIIFPISDSN